TATTGCGAATAGACGACTGCTAAAGCGGAGTATATTATTTGACTTTCTCCTATATGAGAGTACAATGAGACACAGCCCTAGTAACCCTACTAAAAACATTAAACAAGGTGCCTTCAGATATTGCCATTGCCAATAGGGTTGACTGGTATCTAAGTGATGAACTAGGATGTAATCGCTAGGGTCATCCAGGAATTGGTAGGCATCAACTGGCGCACTAAGTACGATAAGCAAACATAGTACTCCCACAATCGGCATGGCAACCCGGTCACTGAGGGTTGAAACAAGTTTTATTAGAATGGCCATAATAGTAAAGCGAGGAATAGCAATACGCTGAGTAGGCATTATGGGAAATCCAATTAGAGAGATGTTGCCCGAACCACTCAGGGCGTACCCCAGCCAGCCCGTCCCAGCAACGGAACAAACCGAAATTCCTCAAAAATTTCCCGCGAAAACTCGTCTTCGCTCTCCCGCACGACGCGCATCATGCGCTGCACCTGCGCATCGCCGACCGGAATAACCAGCGCGCCGCCGATGCGCAGCTGGCGCAGCAGGGGCCGCGGAATATTCGGCGAGCCGGCCGTCACCAGAATCTTGTCGAAAGGTGCCTGCTCGGGTAAGCCCAGCGAACCGTCGCCGCAAACCAGGTGGGCGTGCTGGTGCAGAGCCGCGAGGCGCTTGCGGGTGCCTTCAAAGAGCACTGGGTTATACTCGATGCTGTAGACGTGGGGCGTGAGCTGGAGCAGCACGCAGCACTGATACCCCGAGCCGGTACCAATTTCCAGCACTTTGTCGTGGGGCGTTAGGCGGAGCAGCTCGGTTTGATAGGCAACCGTGTAGGGCTGCGAGATGGTTTGGCCTTCTCCAATCGGGAAGGCCTTGTCCTGATAAGCGTGGGCCTGAAAAGCGGGCGCGAAGAAAAGGTGACGCGGCACCGTGCCTACGGCCGCGAGCACCCGCTCGTCGCGAATACCCTTACGGCGAAGCTCTTCCACAAGGGCGCGGCGAAGGCCGCGGTGTCGGTAGCTATTAGCGTCCATGAGATGAATACGGAGATGGTAGGGGCAGGAGGCCGGAAAATTCCGCTTTAATGCTCTACCTTTGACTACTCCGGAAGGAAGCAAAATTGCCCCCCAACGTAGTTCTGACGGCGAAATTACGCTTTCGTTGTCATTGCCACCCTACCACCTATTGTTGCCGGTCTGAAAGGTCCGGCTTGTTTGTCCGCCCTTGATCCGTACCATCCAAAAGCTGAAGCTGATAGGCGCCGACTTCGGTGCGGCCCTTTTGGCATGGATATGTTTTTTTCTGCTGCGTAAGTACCTGCTCAGCGAAATCAATGAAGGCTACGTTTTCACCGAAAGCGTGATGTTCTCGCTTACGGGCTCGGCCGTTGTCATTGCGTCTTTCTGGCTGGTGCTGTACGCCCTGATTGGGGAATACCGCGATATTTTTCGCAAATCCCGGCTGGCCGAAATTATTGGACTGGCGCGGGTATCGTTTATTGGGGCAATTGTAATTTTCTTCGCTTTTCTGCTTGATGACGAAGGCGTAAGCAGCTACCAGCTCTATTACAAAACGATTTCGGCCTACTTCCTGCTCCATTTCTTTATCACGGCGGTGCTGCGTACATGGGCCGTGAGCAGCATACAGAAGCTGGTGCGAAGCGGCGTAATTTCGTTTAATACCCTACTTGTTGGCTCCAATTCCCTGGCCCACGACACGTATCATGAGTTGGCGCGCACCAGCCGCCACTTGGGGCTCAAACTCGTTGGGTTTACGCCCGTGGGCGACACCGTGGATGAAGCACTGGCCGAAGCCCTGCCGCAGCACGACAACTACCAGCGCCTGCCGGCCCTCATCCGCACGCTGGGTATCGAGCAAGTCGTAATTGCCATTGAGCCCAGCGAGCACCGCGTCATTCAGGAACTGCTAGCCCTGCTGGAAGGTACTACGGCCCGCGTAAGTGTGCTGCCCGACCTCTACCAGATGCTGCTGGGCTCGGTGAAGGTAAACCACCTGTTTGGCACGCCGCTCATTGAGATAAAGCAGGACTTGCTGCCGCTGTGGCAAAAGATTCTGAAGCGGCTGATTGACGTGGTGGGCTCCGGCTCGTTTCTGCTGCTGGGCTGGCCGGTATATGCCTTCACGGCCGTCATGGTCAAGATGTCCTCGCCGGGGCCGATATTCTACGCGCAGGAGCGCATCGGGCGCCACGGAGTGCCATTTCGGATCTATAAGTTTCGCTCGATGTACATGAATGCGGAGGACTGCGGCCCCGCCCTCAGCTCCGACCGCGACCCCCGCATTACGCCTTGGGGGCGTTTTATGCGCAAGGTGCGCCTCGACGAATTGCCCCAGTTCTGGAACGTGATTAAGGGCGATATGAGCATTGTGGGCCCCCGCCCCGAGCGGCAGTTTTTTATCAACCAAATCACCAAAATTGCCCCCCACTACCGCCATCTGCACCGCGTGCGTCCCGGCCTGACGTCGCTGGGGCAAGTGAAGTATGGCTACGCCGAAACCGTTCCGCAGATGATCGAGCGGCTCAAATTCGACATTCTCTACATCGAGAACATGAGCTTAGCCATGGACTTTCGGGTCCTCCTCTACACGCTTAAGATTATTATCGAAGGGCGCGGAAAGTAAGGCTACAGCACCTTTTTCTGCGGCGCAGCTGGCTCTACTGGCAAATTAGGCAGGGAAGGATTGTACTGCTCAATTGCCTCGTCTACAGTCGATACGGAAGTGTGGCCGCTCAGCATGCGCTCGGCCTGTGCATGGTCGAGGGCGCCTTCATTGTGGGCCAGGAAAATGGTGGCCACTCCGTTGCCGATGAAGTTGGTGATGGAACGAGCCTCCGACATAAAGCGGTCGACGCCCAGCAGCAAAGCTAGGCCCTCCACTGGAATTACTTTGATGGCCGTAAGCGTGCTAGCCAGCACCACAAACCCTGAGCCCGTCACGCCAGCCGCGCCCTTGCTGGTTACCATCAGGATACCGATTACGGTCAGAATTTGCCCCCCGGTCAGGGTTACGTTGTACACCTGGGCCAGAAATAGGGTGGCCAATGACAGGTAAATTGTAGTGCCATCGAGGTTAAAGGAATAGCCCGCCGGCACCACAAGTCCGACCACGGGCTTGGCGCAGCCCATGCGCTCCAGTTTCTCCATCAAGCCCGGCAAGCCAGCCTCTGAGGAAGAAGTGCCCAGCACAATGAGCAGTTCCTCTTTGATGTAGCCTAGAAACGACAATAGCTTCAGGCGGCAGTAGCGCAAAATGGCCCCCAGCACCAAAAAGACGAACAGCGCCATCGTGATGTAAACCGTCACCATGAGTTTGCCCAGCGGAATTAGGGTCTCGACGCCGTACTTGCCGATGGTGAAGGCCATGCCGCCAAATGCCCCGATGGGCGCAAAGCGCATCACCCAGTGCAGTCCCAGAAACACGTAGCGCGAGGCCCAGGTAAGCCGGTCGATGATGGGCTGGCGTCTGGCGTAGCGGCTCAGAAAAATGCCCCCCACAATGGATACGAGCAACACTTGCAGCGTCAGGTTGTCGGCCAGAAACTGTAGCCAGGAGAATTCGCCGGCTTTCTGGGTGTACTGACTGATACTGGAACCATCGGCGCTTTGCGGCACCACGCCCGCGCCTGGTTGAATAACGTAGGCCACCCCGATCCCGATAAGGAGGGCCAGCGTAGTGACTACTTCAAAATAAATCAGCGCCTTGCCGCCAATTCGTCCCACCTTCTTCAAGTCGCCCATGCTACTGATGCCCAGGGTGATAGTGAGAAAAATGATGGGGTTGATGAAGAGCTTCACCACGTTGATAAAAGCCTTGCCCAGCACATCCATCTTCACGGCCGTATCTGGCGCAAAGTGCCCCAGCAATGCCCCAGCTATAATGGCGGTCAGCACCCAGAAGGTGAGGTTGGTGACGATTTTTTTCATGAAATCAACCTGTAATAGAAATAAGTACAGAAGGCGGAAATTAATGCTTTGCGCAGATTGTGGGGGGCTTTTCGGCAAGCTAATCGGTCTGTTTTACCGCGTAAACCACCACCCCAACAATGCCAGCAACGGCAAAGAAAGCGGAATCCCAAGTCCCACCATTTGGGCGGCCAGCGGTGGGTCGAGGCCGTAGCGCTCCGCCACCACGGCCGCCGTATTCATGGGGCCAATAGCCGCTCCTAATATGCAAAGATCCACCACCTGGTCGTGTTGCTGGACGGCTGCCTGGTAAATGCTATAGATAAGCAGCGGGGCCAATAGCAGCTTGTACGTCAGGCCCAACACTATGGGGCGGGTCTGCGCCGGCGGCACTCTCAAATTCATCTGCAAGCCCACCGAAAGCAGCGCAATAACCGGAAAGGGTCCGCTAATTTTTTCTAGCACCCCGCGCACCAGCTCGGGGTGTTGATAGTCAGCCGCGTTGGCTATCATGGCCAGCACGAAGGCCAGAAACGGCGGAAACCGCAGCACATTGCGCACCATTGATCCCCACGTCGGCTCGGCAGACCCATACCAGGAAGCGACTGCCACCCCCAGCGTGACCACGACCAGAAAGGACCCGGCCTGACTCATCATAATGCCCAGCTCCAGCCCTTCGCGCCCATATAGCAGCTCAAAAATCGGAAAGCCAACAAACGAAGTACTGCTAATGCCCCCCGTCAGGATAAGCGCTCCAATGGTTGCCCGCGAAAGCCGCATGCGCCGCCCCATCAATTCAAAAAACACAACGGCCGCCCCAAAAATCAACCACGGCGCCAGCACCGGCAGCAGAAAGTGACTATCGAGCCGGGCCACGGCCAGATGCAGGAAGGTAAGGGCCGGCATGAACACCATCACCAGCAGCTGATTGAGCACCGCAGGCGCATTAGACGGCACCAAGCTCCACCGCCGCAACGCCGCACCCACACCCAAGCACAGCAACAGCACGGTTAGGTTGGTCATTACTTACAGAAGAGAGTTGAAGCGTTAAACAATGACGGTCATGCTAAGGTGGAGCCGAAGCATGACCGTCATTGCTTACGGCCCTAAAAAGTCAGCGTGATGTTGGAGTAGTAATAAGCACCGTTGAAGCCGAACTGCGCGACGTTTCGCGAATACGGAATTTCACCGTAGGAATAACTGGCGAAACGAGCGGCATCCACTTTGTCGGGGTAGACATTGGTGATGTTATTGGCACCCACCGTCACCGAAACCGCTTTTACCGGATTGTACACCAAAGCCAAATCAAGCAGAGTTTTGCCTTCAAACTCCTGGCTGATATGGGGCACGTAGCGGGGCGCGGGCGTGGTGATGTTGGCTGGCTTTTCATAAGCCGTCACGGGGCCGAAGTAGGAGGCGCGGGGCGTGATACTGAATTTGCCCACCTGATAGGTAAGCGAGAACAGTACTTTCTGGCGCGGCTGGGCCCGCTCTATCAGCCCGATGCTGACCGTATCGATGAGCAGAATGCGGTTGGTGGTACCTGCTTGCAGGGCTGCAGGCGTATCGCCGGTACGCACAATTTCGGTGGCGTTAAACGTCAGTGCTAGGCTGGTGCTCAGGCGACTACGCTCACTGAAATCGTACTTATAAGTTGTCACCAGGTCGATGCCTCGGGTGCGGGTATCGATGGCGTTGGTGAAAAAGCGGATTTCGCTAATGTTGGCGAAATCCGCAGTTTGCAAGGCTCGAATGTCACTTTTGACCAATCGCTCACTGTTGATGATGCGGTCCTCAATATCAATCTGGTAGGCATCGATGGTGAAGAGCAGGTCTTCGGTGAGTTTGGCAGCTACCCCCAAGCTATAATTCCAGGAAGTTTCGGCCTTGGGGTCGGTTACGCCCAGCGGCACAAGGCGGGGGTCGTTGTTGCGCAACTGCTTGGTTTGCACAATTGCGCCGGCCTGCACCGTAGAGGTTGATACGCTGTTAAAAGTCTGCTGAAGGGAAGGTGCCCGGAAGCCGCGGTTGATAGAGCCACGAAGTGCAATGCCGTCGGTAACTTTAAAACGCGAGGCCAGCTTGCCCGAAATGTTGGAGCCAAAGTCGGAGTAGTTCTCGTAGCGCAGAGCCGTCGTGACTAGCAGCCGCTCCGTAATGTCGCTTTCCACATCTACGTACACGCCCACGTTGCGGCGGGTCTCGTCGGTTTCGTCGTCGGGCGCGATGCCGGGCCGGCCGCTGGAGCCCGGTGCCTTGGCCGTGCGAGCGGGGGAGGTAGGAGTAGCGGCCGCGGCCAGCGCCAGCGGGCCCACGAAGTACGACTCAGGACTGCCTTTTTCCAGCTGGAAGCGGTCTATCCGAAACTGGCTGCCTAAAGCCAGGTTGAACGACTTCGTGCCGAACAGGCCCACATAATTGCGCGACACGTTGACTTCGCTCGTGCTCTGCCCGAAGGCGCTACGACCTACGTAGAAATCGGTGGGGGAGTCGGCACCCATCGACGGGTTAGCGGTTTTGTTGGCGTCGAGGTCGAGGTAATTATAGCCGTAGCCCGTGCTAAAATCGAGGTTCCAGCCCCCGGCCAACTTGCGATTCAACCCTATAACGGCCGAGTAGTCGTCGCTGCGGCCCGGCAACTCAGGCAGGTAACCATCAGGGTGCACGGGGCTGTAGTTCACGTTGTTAGGCTGGGCATTCCGGAAGAAGCCGTACGCCAGAATATCTTTGCGCGAGTACCCGCCGAAGCTGTACACCGACCACCCGGAGCCGCCTATCGGCACGCCCAGGTTGTAGAAGCCTTGGTAAATGTCGGCTTGGTTGCTGCCGTACACGCCTACCTTAAAAGGCTCGCCCACTGGCGGATACACGCCACGCTCGGCCCGGATGCGGTTCTCATTGGTAATCTGTGTGGCGGTGGGCGTGGGGTTGGCGGCGGTCAGGGCCGGGAATACGGTATAAATGCCCCCCAGATAGTCGTCGGAGCGGTCGGTTTGGTTTTGGCGCTGGTATTGCAGCGTTAAGTTGAGGTAGCCCGGATTGGTTTTGCCCAGCTTGATACCGTAGTTAGCCCCGGCCAGATACTGCGCGCCATCGCCTTCCTGCGTCACCCCAAATTGGGTTCTGACGGTGGCAACGCCCGTGCTTTTATTGAGTCCAAGGTTAATTACGCCGGCAATAGCGTCGGAGCCGTACTGGGCCGCCGCGCCATCGCGCAGCACTTCAATACGCTCGATAGCCAATGACGGTACCGCGTTCAGGTCTGTAACAACCGTGCCGCTACCCACGGTCACGTTCAGGTTGAGAGCCGAGAACTGGTGGCGGCGCTTGCCATCCACGAGCACCAGTACTTGGTCGGGGGAGAGGCCGCGTAGTGTGGCGGGGTCGGCGTAATTAGCTACGCCATTTACGCCGGTTTTAGCCGAGTTGAAGGACGGAGAATTGAACTGCACCTGCTGGCCCAGATCAACCTGACCGGTGGCTTGCAATTCCTTGGCATTGAGCACATCAACGGGGGCAGGGCGCTCTACGTCGGTGCGGGGCAGGCCGCGCGAGCCTACCACCGTTACCTGACCTAGCTCCGTGGTGCTGGTTTGCAGGCGCACGTCCAGCGTGGTTCGCTCGCCCACAGCAATCTGTTGACTTTTAAAGCCAATAGCCGACACGACCAAGGTAGCTCCCGGCTTGACGGTGATGGAAAAGCGCCCGTCGCCATCGGTGCTGATGCCGTTTGTAGTACCCATCTCCAGGACGGTAGCGCCCGGAATTGCCTCCCCGCCTTCGCCAGTGACGCGGCCGGTGATGGTGGCATCCACTGCTGTTTTGGGCAACGCTAACGGGGCTAGCAGAATACCACTGTTCACTACTTCATAAGTAATTTGTAGGGGCCCAAATAACGACTGAAGCACGCCACTCAAGGGCGTATCTACTGCCTGCACCGTCACCTTGCGGTTGGCGCCAATAAGCTGCGGGCTGTATAGAAAGCGCGTGTGCACTTGGTTTTCAAGGCTGGCCAGGGCCGTGAGTACCGGCTGCTCTTCCAGCAGCAAAGTCACATGCTGTTCCAGTACGCTCTGTTCGGTCCGGTCGGTTGCCGCCGCTGGCGAGGCCAGCCCGAGAAACGGCACCACGGCGAGCAGCAATAGCTGGCAGCGGTGAGCGAAGGGTAGAAGTAATTTCATGGGGCGGGAACGGGTTTGGTGGGATTAGTAGGAAGAATGGGAGAGAAGTCAGGGAAGAAAATGCGGAATAAAAGCCCCCAATCGTAGGCTGGGGGCTTTTTTGGGCTTAGCCGGCGGGGAGCGTGTCAGTTGGCCGGGGTTTGTTGCCGCAGCCTTTGCTGTGAAAAATGACTTTTGTGCCGGCCCGCTCATAGGAAGCACCCAGTGCTTTGCACAGCAAATCCAGCTTTTCAAACATGGGCTCATCCCGGAAAATCAGGCGTACGGTGCAGCCGCTTAGCGCCGCCTCGTCGTAGACGATGGGTACCCCGTAGGCATGTTCCAGAGCTTGAATAACTTCCGTTACTGGTCGGTCGTCGAAGGCAAACGGGCGGGGAATTAGCAGGGCCGGCCGCTCCACCAGTTCCTTGCGCATCTCTAGCACCTCAGGCGAGTACGCTACCTGCTGATTTGGAATAAGCTCAAGCGGTGCCGCCACCCGGCCGGCCGGGCTCCCCGTGCCGGTAGGGCGCGGACTTACCCGCACCTTACCAGTG
The window above is part of the Hymenobacter radiodurans genome. Proteins encoded here:
- a CDS encoding protein-L-isoaspartate(D-aspartate) O-methyltransferase; the protein is MDANSYRHRGLRRALVEELRRKGIRDERVLAAVGTVPRHLFFAPAFQAHAYQDKAFPIGEGQTISQPYTVAYQTELLRLTPHDKVLEIGTGSGYQCCVLLQLTPHVYSIEYNPVLFEGTRKRLAALHQHAHLVCGDGSLGLPEQAPFDKILVTAGSPNIPRPLLRQLRIGGALVIPVGDAQVQRMMRVVRESEDEFSREIFEEFRFVPLLGRAGWGTP
- a CDS encoding sugar transferase; amino-acid sequence: MIRTIQKLKLIGADFGAALLAWICFFLLRKYLLSEINEGYVFTESVMFSLTGSAVVIASFWLVLYALIGEYRDIFRKSRLAEIIGLARVSFIGAIVIFFAFLLDDEGVSSYQLYYKTISAYFLLHFFITAVLRTWAVSSIQKLVRSGVISFNTLLVGSNSLAHDTYHELARTSRHLGLKLVGFTPVGDTVDEALAEALPQHDNYQRLPALIRTLGIEQVVIAIEPSEHRVIQELLALLEGTTARVSVLPDLYQMLLGSVKVNHLFGTPLIEIKQDLLPLWQKILKRLIDVVGSGSFLLLGWPVYAFTAVMVKMSSPGPIFYAQERIGRHGVPFRIYKFRSMYMNAEDCGPALSSDRDPRITPWGRFMRKVRLDELPQFWNVIKGDMSIVGPRPERQFFINQITKIAPHYRHLHRVRPGLTSLGQVKYGYAETVPQMIERLKFDILYIENMSLAMDFRVLLYTLKIIIEGRGK
- a CDS encoding cation:dicarboxylate symporter family transporter, encoding MKKIVTNLTFWVLTAIIAGALLGHFAPDTAVKMDVLGKAFINVVKLFINPIIFLTITLGISSMGDLKKVGRIGGKALIYFEVVTTLALLIGIGVAYVIQPGAGVVPQSADGSSISQYTQKAGEFSWLQFLADNLTLQVLLVSIVGGIFLSRYARRQPIIDRLTWASRYVFLGLHWVMRFAPIGAFGGMAFTIGKYGVETLIPLGKLMVTVYITMALFVFLVLGAILRYCRLKLLSFLGYIKEELLIVLGTSSSEAGLPGLMEKLERMGCAKPVVGLVVPAGYSFNLDGTTIYLSLATLFLAQVYNVTLTGGQILTVIGILMVTSKGAAGVTGSGFVVLASTLTAIKVIPVEGLALLLGVDRFMSEARSITNFIGNGVATIFLAHNEGALDHAQAERMLSGHTSVSTVDEAIEQYNPSLPNLPVEPAAPQKKVL
- a CDS encoding AEC family transporter — its product is MTNLTVLLLCLGVGAALRRWSLVPSNAPAVLNQLLVMVFMPALTFLHLAVARLDSHFLLPVLAPWLIFGAAVVFFELMGRRMRLSRATIGALILTGGISSTSFVGFPIFELLYGREGLELGIMMSQAGSFLVVVTLGVAVASWYGSAEPTWGSMVRNVLRFPPFLAFVLAMIANAADYQHPELVRGVLEKISGPFPVIALLSVGLQMNLRVPPAQTRPIVLGLTYKLLLAPLLIYSIYQAAVQQHDQVVDLCILGAAIGPMNTAAVVAERYGLDPPLAAQMVGLGIPLSLPLLALLGWWFTR
- a CDS encoding TonB-dependent receptor domain-containing protein produces the protein MKLLLPFAHRCQLLLLAVVPFLGLASPAAATDRTEQSVLEQHVTLLLEEQPVLTALASLENQVHTRFLYSPQLIGANRKVTVQAVDTPLSGVLQSLFGPLQITYEVVNSGILLAPLALPKTAVDATITGRVTGEGGEAIPGATVLEMGTTNGISTDGDGRFSITVKPGATLVVSAIGFKSQQIAVGERTTLDVRLQTSTTELGQVTVVGSRGLPRTDVERPAPVDVLNAKELQATGQVDLGQQVQFNSPSFNSAKTGVNGVANYADPATLRGLSPDQVLVLVDGKRRHQFSALNLNVTVGSGTVVTDLNAVPSLAIERIEVLRDGAAAQYGSDAIAGVINLGLNKSTGVATVRTQFGVTQEGDGAQYLAGANYGIKLGKTNPGYLNLTLQYQRQNQTDRSDDYLGGIYTVFPALTAANPTPTATQITNENRIRAERGVYPPVGEPFKVGVYGSNQADIYQGFYNLGVPIGGSGWSVYSFGGYSRKDILAYGFFRNAQPNNVNYSPVHPDGYLPELPGRSDDYSAVIGLNRKLAGGWNLDFSTGYGYNYLDLDANKTANPSMGADSPTDFYVGRSAFGQSTSEVNVSRNYVGLFGTKSFNLALGSQFRIDRFQLEKGSPESYFVGPLALAAAATPTSPARTAKAPGSSGRPGIAPDDETDETRRNVGVYVDVESDITERLLVTTALRYENYSDFGSNISGKLASRFKVTDGIALRGSINRGFRAPSLQQTFNSVSTSTVQAGAIVQTKQLRNNDPRLVPLGVTDPKAETSWNYSLGVAAKLTEDLLFTIDAYQIDIEDRIINSERLVKSDIRALQTADFANISEIRFFTNAIDTRTRGIDLVTTYKYDFSERSRLSTSLALTFNATEIVRTGDTPAALQAGTTNRILLIDTVSIGLIERAQPRQKVLFSLTYQVGKFSITPRASYFGPVTAYEKPANITTPAPRYVPHISQEFEGKTLLDLALVYNPVKAVSVTVGANNITNVYPDKVDAARFASYSYGEIPYSRNVAQFGFNGAYYYSNITLTF